Genomic segment of Salvia hispanica cultivar TCC Black 2014 chromosome 2, UniMelb_Shisp_WGS_1.0, whole genome shotgun sequence:
aatatttatttttcccatttctttttaattgaaaaaactCTCACTATGTCCCTCTCACTTGGTGgcgtatataattaatataccaCAGTAAAATGAATTTCTCGAAACAATAATGAAGGCATGTGGTGTACATTGGTGGTATTGTAATGACAAAAGGTAAGGAATTAGCCCAAAAATTAAACGGCGATACCAACCCATCAACCACAGAAAGAAtatgagtattaaataaaagaagtaGCATGAGTGATCCACAAAGTACAAGACTGAAGTCTCATTTTCCCCGTGTGTAGtgtgtatataaatatggatATGCACATCGAAGCATATGCCATTACGTGAGTGACTCACCATCTAAATACCTcgcaccttctctctctctatctaaTCTAAATCAAACagaaatacataaatttagcCATGGCGAAATCTTCATCTCTGGAACATGATTTTTTCGCCATGGATAAAGGATCTACTGCTCTCCCACCGCCCACCGCCGCCCCCGTTTTTCAGCGCAGAAGAAGTTTTCGAGGTTTGtagaaatactataaaatagtactccatccttttatctctgtctctctctcaGACTATATGTATACATGTGCAGATATACAAGGTGTTATAACGAAGATGAATCCGGAGGTGGTGAAGAGCGTGATTGGGAATGGCGCTTTTGCGAGTCCTTCTCCCAAACTTAGGTACCTAACCATATATTTTCTTCCTTATTTCATTTCCtgtatttaattcattttttttttgaattacgTAGCCTGCGGTGTGGGGGTGATGACAATAGAGCTCCAATGACCATTTTCTACAATGGAATGGTTTCTGTATTTGACGTCTCTCCACGCAAGGTGCGTCATTTTTCACACATACCTAAGattcttcaaatttctttttttcaattcttatTTATGATCGGAACAGGCACAAGATATTCTCAAAGTGGCTGATCAAATGCTTCCTTCTAAATCGCCCCAAAACTTGGACTCCAATTCTAATGGTGAAACAAATTTGCTGGAATCTTTCAACGGAGGTTGGTTTCGCTTTTTCACTCATTATTAATTTCTACTATTTTGGTAATACTTGAATGGATATATGCAGATTTGCCCATATCAAGGAAAAATTCTCTGCAAAGGTTTCTGCAGAAGCGAAAGGAAAGGTTAGTATTATTGTTTATGATAAACATTTTTCTCGAAAATTATACTCACTACTACCAAACAACCTATAATATGCCACcccatatttatttatagttaattAGCAGCGGCACCATTTAATTCGggattaaaattatatgattcGGCGGTTTAATCTTTCCTTCTTCATGTTGCCGCCGGCTCATTAATAATCCTATATATTGTTCCCTCTTTTTTTGATAATCCAAGtctgaatttaaattttttcaggGTTGAACATTGATGAAGAAGTAATAACATTATCGTGCAAAACTTAAGGTCGACAATTCTGTTTAATGCTATGTGTGAGACAGAGGAGGAGTTCCTATATATTTCTAGTAGTTGTTAAAACCGAAGCACTAAACATGTgataaaattggaattttaaattggaagtcaattaaatagtaaAGCAAGTGACCACGTGGGTCAAATGTAATTAACGcggttttgaatttgaatgcAGGCTAATTACGGGGTACCCATACTAAGATGGTTGCTGTggaaggaaaaaaacaaaaaaaatacataattatttattctaattaCTACTTTGAATCTTTGGTGGTTGGATCCGCAAGAAGCACGTTTTTAGGTATTAGTTTCGTCGCACTTTCATGGGTTGGCTTTTTTCTGCGCCAATTTGTTGGCTGCAGTTTCTTGGTTTAGTCATGTTCATAGTGTGGAATGCTACGaccactttttttattttattactagtagattactactattaaattacaatattGTTTGTGCAGTGTAATTTCTTGCAATTGACTTTAGTGTGTGCTATAAATATGATGAACTGATATTTGCCATCTATACTTAAaagaaaaaccaaactttGAACAAGCGCCTAATTGTTGACCAATTCAACTGTGGAAATTTTAATGTATCTAGATTTTGAGACATGTGGTTTTCGTGTTCTAGATCgacataattaatttaggtTTTCCGCTGATAATAATTCAtgcacaattttattttgatttgactTGCTGAACTAACTCAATAGGAACGTGTCGTGAGGAATtagtcttataaattaaatacacattttaatactatgatctTCCCCTCCATATGAGGTTACGTTATCTTTgatcaaaaatagtaaaaatcatatattttcatttttcttgttcaccaaaaataattcttaTAATAGACAATATACataacaaaattgataaaaatatgaaggagatagagagaaaaaatgtaaACGGATAGTACTAGTTATTCTTTtggatcaaattaaaaatgtatagcacaatcaaaaatttaaaattattactccatttgttCCACAATAATTGCcatcattttctaatttcggtctgtcccataataattgtcacactttatttttcctataaattgtaagtaggtctcacattccactaactcacttcactcacattttattataaaaccaatataaaaaaaatggtcacacattctactaacttttttaaccaatttttctttatatttcttaaaatttatgcccacaataagagtgacaattattgtggggGAGATGAAGTATTTTGTAAGTGTTTTTGTTACTACTTTTTTTCGATatggtttattattgtttaaattaatttttattcaaaacttTACAGTTCTGAGTTGCGATAAAAAAAGAAGGCAATGACTTGATTTCAACATAATATAAGGATCTACTTTTAAAAAGTGTATATCTAACTAAGTGCAAAGATCGAAAATCGCAATATTACTCCATTGATCAGTATATGTAGGAATAAAGTCCAATACTCGTGTACTCCACTATTTAGATGACGAAAGTTGGAGCTCATTTCGGTAACAACGAATGTTGAAACTCATTTCGGTAACAAGTGATGAAGCATATGTAGTacggagtagtatataatttcacAGGCTAATAcgcattttttttcacaagtTAACATGATTCAATTACTCAAATTGTTTTCATATCAATTTCATACGATCAAGTAAGTAGAGAGTCCATGTGGAGTGATCATGGATGGATTGTTGATAGCCAATGGAATAGTTTTGTGGATCAAAAAATTCCGAAAGACGTATGACTCCGTACAATGGGACTTCCTAGAGGAAACAATGGCAGGGCATGGATGGAGCATTGGATAGGCGATAGCCAATGGGATGgtttttctgaaaaatgaAACAGGGTGTAATTAagctagtattttttaaactcGGGCCTCGTTCAAATCCAAGCTCATTTCAGGCCAGACTGAGCCCATGTCCGACCCACCTAAAAACcatcattttaattgttttatcttCTATGCAAATATGTACTACACTTTGTAGAAAGTTATGTGTATATTGTGAATATATGAtttgtacaatttttaatttatgatactgaacttcttaaaaaattaaaatttaatttggtgagaaattaaaaaaaaaatggagaaattatAAACACAGTCTAGGTTAGGCTGTGTCTAAACttacaaagaaaaaattcTAGCCCAAATCTGACCAACTCAAGTCATGGGCATTTGCGTAGCCCATCGAGCAAACTTTAATAATCTTGGGCTGCACTAAACAAACCCATTTTGCAATGGCAAGCACAAGGTAGTTCATTAAGTAATGGAGCCACTGTTGAGGACCCTTGGAACccaatttttccttttgtgaTAGGACTTGTATGTTGTTCCATGATCAATGGACAAATGGGCGAGTATGGTTTTTAAAggtagtttatttttatttaatcaaccaaatttgagatttaaaaatttgtctcTGCCTATTTCATTTATCTTTCTTCATTGTTCCTATGTGCGaagttaaattaaaagagcgaactacataaatagtacctgatctttcactttcatACGTAAATGGtatctgatctttattttatatcgtttttggtacctataaatcacatttttggtacttgatgcaattttcttcccaaaatgtcctctaaacaaatacattttctcatttatgtcgtaaagtatattttaggtatacataaaattagtaccaaaagtgatattataataccttctctcattctcctcactctttatactattattattaatcaatattaatattattattttgatgttataaattaataattaatttatttttaatatcattcaaatatagttaattataattatagttataattatatttaattattataaaaatattattgttataatactaaaaatagcagtaattaataaataattatagtataattatataaattatgaatcatataatattatgtaattataattgtgaattatattcataatgatataaagagttgaatatttttagttaggtgtttcaatcttaaaatgaggataaagtaatttaataaaaaatatctaattgatttaattattttaaataattaatttaattagatattttgttcttgatttatgttatgaatgcaattgatgtatgtataaaaaactaaaaggaaagaaaaaaagaagataaaagaaaaaagaaagaagaagaaatataaactaaggagaaaaaaagagagaagatagaaagataaaatactaaaaaaagaagaaaatgaagaaaaaagaatgaagaagaaact
This window contains:
- the LOC125204678 gene encoding protein TIFY 9-like isoform X1; translated protein: MAKSSSLEHDFFAMDKGSTALPPPTAAPVFQRRRSFRDIQGVITKMNPEVVKSVIGNGAFASPSPKLSLRCGGDDNRAPMTIFYNGMVSVFDVSPRKAQDILKVADQMLPSKSPQNLDSNSNGETNLLESFNGDLPISRKNSLQRFLQKRKERLITGYPY
- the LOC125204678 gene encoding protein TIFY 9-like isoform X2, producing the protein MAKSSSLEHDFFAMDKGSTALPPPTAAPVFQRRRSFRDIQGVITKMNPEVVKSVIGNGAFASPSPKLSLRCGGDDNRAPMTIFYNGMVSVFDVSPRKAQDILKVADQMLPSKSPQNLDSNSNGETNLLESFNGDLPISRKNSLQRFLQKRKERVEH